The following coding sequences lie in one Cyanobacterium sp. Dongsha4 genomic window:
- a CDS encoding sigma-70 family RNA polymerase sigma factor: MVLSISLSWSNLSIPFPQQRVKIEQLSNTDLILRCQEGKQPDRVAFAELLRRYQGYVDKILYNLAPDWQDRGDLAQEIWIKVYRKINTLQDPTKFKGWLGRITTNLFYDQLRKKKRFATPISLDASITTDDDEFSWELPSDLPLPEENLTTVEFYDQLRDAIASLPDTFRTTIVLREIQGLSYEEIAEITQVSLGTVKSRIARARNRLQLLLKPYLDNQV, from the coding sequence ATGGTTTTATCTATATCCCTATCTTGGTCTAATTTATCGATTCCATTTCCACAACAAAGAGTGAAAATAGAGCAATTATCAAATACTGATTTAATCTTACGTTGTCAGGAGGGTAAACAGCCTGATAGGGTAGCCTTTGCGGAATTATTGCGCCGCTATCAAGGCTATGTGGATAAAATCCTTTATAATTTAGCCCCTGATTGGCAAGATAGAGGAGATTTGGCTCAGGAAATCTGGATTAAGGTTTATCGGAAAATTAATACTTTACAAGATCCTACTAAGTTTAAGGGGTGGTTGGGCAGAATTACGACTAATTTATTTTATGATCAGTTACGTAAGAAAAAGCGTTTTGCTACTCCTATTTCTCTTGATGCTTCTATTACCACTGATGATGATGAGTTTTCTTGGGAATTGCCCTCAGATTTGCCTTTACCTGAAGAGAATCTCACCACCGTAGAATTTTATGATCAATTAAGGGATGCGATCGCATCTTTGCCAGATACTTTTAGAACAACCATTGTGTTGAGAGAGATACAGGGCTTAAGTTATGAAGAGATAGCAGAAATTACCCAAGTTTCTCTAGGTACGGTAAAATCAAGAATAGCAAGAGCTAGAAATAGACTGCAATTACTCCTAAAACCCTATTTAGACAATCAAGTATAA